From the genome of Paralichthys olivaceus isolate ysfri-2021 chromosome 4, ASM2471397v2, whole genome shotgun sequence:
TCCTTTGTATGCAATATGCTGTAATGTAAAACAATGTGAAACACTGGAAAAATACCACCAAAGTATCAGATTTCACTTCACAGAGAGGTTGTGCAGCCTTTGCAGGAACTTCAAACATGGCTGGGTGATGGCATCATGCAAACATTGGAAATTAAAAATTTCCCCAGCTAGTTAGACCAGTGAGTCAAACAGCTCTGCCCCGACAGCAAAAcgctgtgtgtttctctcactcCTCACTGACTGGGAGtcatgatcatgtgacaggAAGAGGACATGGCAGGAAATCCTAAATTACATCATCACTCCTGGAAAGTTACTGATAAAACACATGGCTTTTCACATGACACTCAGAGCGACTGCAGGCCACACCCAAAGCACACAGAGTCAAAATGTTGTAATGTATAATAcaactttatgtttttatatggACATATTTGATTTATGCATTAAGCATCCGATCCAAGGAATTTACTCTTTTACTGCACCCTAACTTCTTTCCCAATTGTTAAAGTAattattactactattactattactctTATTTTCCCGTTTCATGGATGACATGAACATTGTAATCATTAATAATTTATAGTTATTACATTATCATTAGTAGTAATAGTATTATACATTTTCTCCCTTACAGAATAGAAATATACATCACAGATGAACAATGAAATTATTCTAAAAAGGCACAAAGACTTGCCTGATGGACATGAATTAAATGTATAAACAGTCTTCTGGCCTTTGGCAGCAGCAATCCAACTGCACAGAACAGCAGGTACAATCGTAAATGAAATCATAAATGATGACCTCAACCAACTTTatagatgggggggggggggactcacTGAACACAGGCGAATCACATGAGGACAGATGCAGACTATCACAAGAGCAGGAAACAGGATTTAAAGCAAGAGATACACACAAGGAaagaagtttcaaaataaaacaggaaatggaggGTAACCCTGGAGCTcaagaataacaaaataaataaatactgaacacaaatctaaacacaaggaaaacaagTTAAATGACCACAATCTAGTGGTCCATACAACAGAAAATCAGGCCCATGATAATTTTTCAATAGTTCAGAGGGCAGAATCATAACACACTCATTTTCCTTAGATTCACTGGAGTCCTGGAATATCCTTCTCCCTCCTGTTTTTCCAGAGGGGTTGAGGTTAGAGTCCCAGACTCTGGCTATGCACAGTGTTCACCTTCAGCCCTGAGGTCCAGATGTCCACTCActcgagtgatcctgccgacaaagCCATGTTTGTCTGTTGAATAAATAGCAAAGTCAGCGTTGGTCTTTCTGAGATTTCATACATTATCTATCATATGTATTACTGAGTCATGAACACTTTACACTTacactgtttacatgttacagagcattTAATCTGAATATGGCATCAAGCAGTTGGTAACTGCTGTATATGTTGAAGTTGAATCTGAATACTCAACATAATTCATTTGCAAGTGATCTAATTCTGGTTACAGTAATCAGAAAACACTATTGACAGGGCCTTGCCTCAATCAGACTATTTAATCAGGATCTAAatcatacagtacatacaaCATTTTAACTGATATAAACTGGTGCATTGTGTTaggtttgtgttgtgtaatttacaataaaactgtctaatgtttttgtgtaaaatctCCAGTGTATAAACATAGCAtgcccctctcctcctcctcctcctcctcctcctcctcttctgtgtgCTCCAGCTGCCTCAGCTCCACCACACTTGGTCAGACATGGCAGGCCATCAAAAAATCAACTTGTTCCCACTCCACCTGTTCAAATCTCAATTAATCTGCTGCCTTCCAATAAAAGGCTTGGCTTTCACCGAGGAGCCAATAGAAAGGCATTAAAGCAGCGAGACCCAGGCCAATCCCAGGCTGCATTCTAATGTGGCCTATCTTTATCAAGGTGCCACTCCATTTCCAGATACTGCCTATTTATAAGATTTCTGAGGAGCGAGGCGGCAGGAGGGATATGTCTTTGGGGGAACACTAAAATCTGTGTGCAGAGGGCTCGACCAGAACTTCAGATATGGAGCTATCAAACGTCACACTGTGGCTGAGAAGAGGGGAAGGGCGGAAGTGAAGAGTTTATCTGCTGCTTAAACGTTTTTGATGTGGTAGCAACTTTTGCTAACACCACAGACTTTGTTAAAATTGCTATCGGTGCTCGTGATTGTTTGAACATCTGGGAACGGTGCAGGGTGTGATCCCAGATCCTGACATCACCCTTGGCTGAGAGAACTCCTCGTGTGCCCATCAGAGGTCTTCTCCTGCTTGAATCTCGCTGGATGTGTTGCTGAAATCTGGAGGCAGAGTTACAAACGTCCCATGGATCCAAACATCCAGGGGTCCTTCCTGTTCAACAACAGCCTGAACCAGTTCCCCTCGGATCTAAAGACGCCGGTGTGCCAGTACTCAGTGCCCAACTCTTTCTACAAGCTAAACCCTGGCCTGAACAGCCAGCTGCAAGCAGGAACGCCCCACGGAATCAGTGACATCCTGAGTCGCTCCATGGTGGGGATGGGCTCCACGGGCACCACCACCCTTCTGTCTGGATACTCGACCATGGGGGGGTTCAGCCCCTCCGTCTCCAGCACGTCCATGTACTATAACCGAGACTACAACTCATCACTGGGCAACTTCTCCAAGCCGGGCGCCGAGTGCCCGATGAAGGCTCGCAGTGTGAGCTGCTGGGCAGAGAGCGGCTGtgactggagaggagggaggcagcAGTGCACCAACAGTGAGTCTCAATACTGAAGGCTGGGCTCAGCATCCAGCCCATCACTGCATTACTACACCCCTGTGCCTGTCTGTCAGCACACACCAAAGGATGTTTTCATTAGAGAAGGAAAGAATTATGCTGAAACCAGCAAATTCATTGCTGTGAATCAATCAGAACTATAAAACATAGATGTTACACCTTAAAGCACAGGACATAAATAGATTTGACAAATTTATAACTTTACTTTCTACTGTTCTGAAACACACATAAAATGTATGATGGGTTCAAGGGGTGTTTCAAATACGCAAGCAAATATACTAAAGAATATGCATAATACGTACAGCATGCTGCATAGAACTGTGTTTACTGATGTAACTTTAACACATCGGATAGGTAACaaacaataatgacaataattaaaacaataatatttcATTGATTTAGTGTAAAACTCAGCGTATGAGCAACAAATATACAGGTTGTGACTATAGAGAATACATTGCCTAAATTCAAACTGAGACGATTAATATATGTGTGTTAATCCCTCTGTTTTTCACTGGTTGTACAtaacaaaaaatgtttgatttgaaggCACAAACCTCTGTAATGAATTAGCTCAAACAAAAGAAAGTGTGTTACTGGATGTCTGTAACATTTTCTGCGTTGATATTGTCAGGCGGTGCTCCTCTCGGGGAGATGTCCGGCAGGAAGAAACACACCAGGCCGACGTTCAGTGGACATCAGATATTTGCTCTGGAGAAAACCTTCGAGCAGACCAAATACCTGGCCGGGCCTGAGAGAGCGAGGCTGGCTTATTCTCTGGGAATGACCGAATCACAAGTTAAGGTAGCACATTCATAAAACGGTGATTGTTTCCTGGGAGACAATTTACAAATTATGAGGAGACTTTTTTTGGCACAttactctttcttttttgtttaatttatctgTGTTGGACCATcaccatttcattttttgttgtagtttattttttaacatgtggAGCTGTGAGTCTTATTCTGAAAGCTACTGTAAAATTCAACTATgctaatttaattatttaaaactgaAGGACCAGAATTTGTGTA
Proteins encoded in this window:
- the nkx6.3 gene encoding homeobox protein Nkx-6.3 encodes the protein MDPNIQGSFLFNNSLNQFPSDLKTPVCQYSVPNSFYKLNPGLNSQLQAGTPHGISDILSRSMVGMGSTGTTTLLSGYSTMGGFSPSVSSTSMYYNRDYNSSLGNFSKPGAECPMKARSVSCWAESGCDWRGGRQQCTNSGAPLGEMSGRKKHTRPTFSGHQIFALEKTFEQTKYLAGPERARLAYSLGMTESQVKVWFQNRRTKWRKKSSTEPSSTQSSLHAGQGGEASENEVEDEEYNKPLDPDSDDDKIRLLLRKHRRAFSVLRLGPHHV